A genomic window from Daphnia carinata strain CSIRO-1 chromosome 9, CSIRO_AGI_Dcar_HiC_V3, whole genome shotgun sequence includes:
- the LOC130688705 gene encoding uncharacterized protein LOC130688705, whose product MSEEANNNNEQQPKVSRRLEKRKGLELLIYDLKQPKLIPIKLLTFIILSGVGVLLPFTTIHMKSLGMSYQEVGAIYGVSSVAAILSPFLLGLIADKLGNFKVMMSIVHASLGIVALLFLTVPPSKVWHPYPENLTFALGCTDTNPLHLNSATLALADLDSNPCHVRPELIREKLNNMSVALEECGYICYDNNRPSDVRNEELNEPTTEVDPTLPKVALKKVVLPKMEFRDAVFFPNYWSLDVTCSPTRNDDHICELNRKNVSEPTQVNATLGLDLTSNTANSSGRFPVKWMTMEDGIYSGQKLSNFECGSYGEDQKFRQTVYFKDSNQADNNRAVYQFCRPQCVVRIDRSELCSNKALVEVFNPQLTFWLYMLFRLIFDVLLGGLDLFVGASVALVSELGGDYGFQRMFGYIGIAVFSPISGRLIDEFSPDLNILGNTRPAFYLFAGLFGVAAIGMLTVHLDFKLPAKRLLRDVGSLLKNVELDVLLVIAFVSGICNGYGFYYLFLFLEEIGGTSSLMGLSNTFQCLSVIPLLVFSDRIFRKLSHPNVQVLCFAVNVIRLIGYSYLHDPRLCLLLESLDAISWNFARTSHVAYANQLGTTSTVASIQGLLGGITFGFGFGVGSFGGSLLIGAYGLRVTFRILGAISFITGLFYFLFNIFYLRRKRTEAVNNVDADEVAVEPTVMSNDTSRR is encoded by the exons ATGAGTGAAGAAGCAAACAACAATAATGAGCAGCAACCTAAAGTTTCAAGACGCTTGGAGAAGAGGAAAGGATTAGAACTGCTCATTTACGACTTAAAGCAGCCTAAACTTATCCCCATTAAACTGTTGACCTTCATCATTCTGTCAG GTGTAGGAGTGCTATTACCATTTACAACTATTCACATGAAGTCATTGGGAATGAGTTATCAAGAAGTGGGTGCCATTTATGGTGTTTCTTCAGTCGCTGCGATTCTATCGCCTTTTCTCCTCGGATTAATCGCTGACAAACTCGGAAATTTCAAG GTGATGATGAGCATCGTACATGCTTCTCTCGGTATTGTAGCGCTACTCTTCTTAACTGTGCCACCAAGCAAAGTGTGGCATCCTTATCCGGAGAATTTAACATTTGCACTCGGCTGCACGGACACTAATCCACTGCATTTGAATTCAGCTACTCTTGCATTGGCCGACCTCGACTCGAATCCTTGCCACGTTCGTCCAGAACTAATTCGTGAAAAGTTAAACAACATGTCAGTAGCACTAGAAGAATGCGGCTATATATGCTACGACAACAATCGCCCGTCTGACGTGAGAAATGAGGAGTTGAACGAGCCCACAACAGAAGTGGACCCTACTTTGCCGAAGGTTGCGCTCAAGAAAGTTGTCCTACCCAAAATGGAATTTCGTGATGCAGTTTTTTTCCCGAATTATTGGAGCCTAGATGTGACTTGTTCTCCAACTCGTAACGACGACCATATCTGCGAGTTAAATCGAAAAAATGTTAGCGAGCCAACCCAAGTGAACGCAACGCTCGGATTGGATTTGACCAGCAATACGGCCAACTCTAGCGGAAGGTTCCCTGTCAAATGGATGACGATGGAAGACGGAATTTACAGCGGACAGAAATTGAGCAATTTCGAGTGCGGATCGTATGGTGAAGATCAGAAATTCCGTCAAACGGTGTACTTTAAAGACTCTAATCAAGCGGATAACAACCGAGCCGTCTATCAGTTCTGCAGACCTCAGTGTGTAGTGCGGATTGATCGCTCTGAGCTTTGTTCTAACAAGGCTTTAGTAGAGGTGTTTAATCCTCAGCTGACCTTTTGGCTGTACATGTTGTTTCGCCTTATCTTTGACGTGCTACTGGGAGGGCTGGACCTCTTTGTCGGAGCTTCTGTGGCTTTAGTCAGCGAATTGGGGGGGGATTATGGTTTCCAGCGGATGTTTGGATATATTGGTATAGCTGTCTTTTCGCCTATTTCTGGGCGTTTGATTGATGAGTTTAGTCCAGATTTAAATATCTTGGGAAACACCAG GCCTGCCTTTTATCTTTTCGCCGGCCTCTTTGGAGTTGCAGCCATCGGGATGCTAACAGTTCATCTGGATTTCAAACTTCCAGCGAAAAGGCTGCTAAGAGACGTCGGATCCTTACTCAAAAACGTTGAATTGGATGTGTTACTTGTAATCGCCTTTGTTTCCG GAATCTGCAACGGGTATGGGTTTTattacttgtttttattcttggaAGAAATTGGGGGCACCAGCTCTTTGATGGGGCTGTCTAATACGTTCCAGTGTCTTTCGGTAATTCCGTTGCTTGTCTTCTCTGACCGCATTTTCCGCAAATTAAGTCATCCCAACGTTCAAGTCCTTTGCTTTGCGGTGAACGTCATTCGTTTAATCG GATATTCATATTTGCACGATCCACGATTGTGCCTCCTTTTGGAATCGTTGGATGCAATTTCCTGGAATTTTGCGCGAACGTCACATGTAGCATATGCCAACCAACTTGGAACAACATCTACTGTGGCATCCATTCAGGGATTGCTGGGCGGAATCACCTTCGGCTTTG GATTTGGAGTTGGAAGTTTTGGTGGAAGTTTACTTATTGGAGCCTACGGGTTGCGAGTGACCTTTCGCATTTTGGGTGCCATCTCTTTCATCACTGGCTTATTCTACTTCCTTTTCAACATCTTTTACTTACGACGGAAGAGGACTGAAGCTGTCAATAATGTTGACGCTGATGAAGTTGCCGTTGAACCAACTGTTATGTCAAATG ATACTTCGAGGCGTTGA